Proteins found in one Osmerus mordax isolate fOsmMor3 chromosome 20, fOsmMor3.pri, whole genome shotgun sequence genomic segment:
- the pax8 gene encoding paired box protein Pax-8 isoform X3, whose amino-acid sequence MSNSNGRGHGGLNQLGGMFVNGRPLPEVIRQRIVDMAHQGVRPCDISRQLRVSHGCVSKILGRYYETGSIKPGVIGGSKPKVATPKVVDKIAEYKRQNPTMFAWEIRDRLLAEGVCDSDTVPSVSSINRIIRTKVQQPFNLPMDGKVLSPGHTLIPSSAVTPPESPHSDSLGSTYSISGLLGISQPTGEGKRSHDDSDQESCRHSVDSQGSGGVPRKLLRPDHFPPQHLDCGFDRHPFPPDSFSSAASSKPDQPLYPLSLISGSVEDGKTSLSSSSAAIGRNLGAHQGYTVVGDPLQPLPLCLKQEMSPEVTSTSPSPNLAAHSSAFLELQCLQAPVASSCSFPHTFNSFSHHAPVYGQISSQSVMSGRDMVSSTLPGYPPHIPSGGQTGYSSSAITGMVAGADYSGQSYTPYTSYSEAWRFNSSILGSPYYYSTASRSGPPSSAAYDHL is encoded by the exons ATGTCCAACTCCAACGGACGAG gtcatGGGGGTCTTAACCAACTAGGAGGAATGTTTGTGAACGGCCGTCCTctccctgaggtgatccggcaGCGCATCGTGGACATGGCCCACCAGGGCGTCCGGCCCTGCGACATCTCACGCCAGCTCCGTGTCAGCCACGGCTGCGTCAGCAAGATCCTGGGACG ttACTACGAGACTGGCAGCATCAAGCCGGGTGTGATCGGGGGCTCCAAGCCCAAGGTGGCCACGCCCAAGGTGGTGGATAAGATCGCAGAGTACAAGCGTCAGAACCCCACCATGTTCGCCTGGGAGATCAGAGACCGTCTGCTGGCCGAGGGCGTCTGTGACAGCGACACCGTGCCCAGTGTCAGCTCCATCAACAG AATAATCCGAACAAAGGTACAACAGCCGTTCAATCTGCCTATGGACGGGAAGGTCTTGAgtccaggacacacactca tccccAGTTCAGCCGTCACCCCTCCAGAGTCTCCCCACTCGGACTCTCTGGGCTCCACCTACTCCATCAGCGGCCTGCTGGGGATCTCCCAGCCTACAGGAGAGGGCAAGCGCAGCCACGACGACA gTGACCAGGAGAGCTGTCGTCACAGTGTGGACTCCCAGGGTAGTGGGGGGGTTCCGAGGAAGCTCCTGAGACCAGACCACTTCCCCCCACAGCACCTGGACTGTGGCTTCGACCGACACCCCTTCCCCCCAGACTCCTTCAGCTCCGCAGCCTCCAGCAAGccagaccag cctctgtaCCCTCTGTCGCTCATCAGTGGCAGTGTCGAAGACGGCAAGACCAGCCTCTCATCATCGAGCGCCGCTATTGGTCGTAATCTGGGAGCCCATCAGGGCTACACTGTAGTGGGAG ACCCTTTGCAGCCCCTCCCACTTTGTCTGAAACAGGAAATGTCCCCGGAAGTGACAAGCAcaagcccctcccccaacctGGCGGCTCATAGCTCCGCCTTCCTGGAGTTGCAGTGTCTCCAGGCTCCTGTCGCTAGCAGCTGCAGCTTCCCTCACACCTTCAACTCATTTTCCCATCATGCACCAGTGTACGGCCAGATCAGCAGCCAGAGTGTCATGTCAG GGCGGGACATGGTTAGCTCCACCCTGCCGGGGTaccccccccacatcccctcCGGAGGCCAGACAGGGTACTCCTCCTCCGCCATCACCGGCATGGTGGCAG GAGCAGACTATTCGGGGCAGTCCTACACACCCTATACCTCCTACAGCGAAGCCTGGAGGTTTAACTCCAGCATTCTGG GATCCCCCTACTACTACAGCACAGCCTCGCGCAGTggacccccctcctccgccgcctacGACCACCTCTAG
- the pax8 gene encoding paired box protein Pax-8 isoform X2 produces MWKTCTELSKPEAVKFLARSDLFGHGGLNQLGGMFVNGRPLPEVIRQRIVDMAHQGVRPCDISRQLRVSHGCVSKILGRYYETGSIKPGVIGGSKPKVATPKVVDKIAEYKRQNPTMFAWEIRDRLLAEGVCDSDTVPSVSSINRIIRTKVQQPFNLPMDGKVLSPGHTLIPSSAVTPPESPHSDSLGSTYSISGLLGISQPTGEGKRSHDDSDQESCRHSVDSQGSGGVPRKLLRPDHFPPQHLDCGFDRHPFPPDSFSSAASSKPDQPLYPLSLISGSVEDGKTSLSSSSAAIGRNLGAHQGYTVVGDPLQPLPLCLKQEMSPEVTSTSPSPNLAAHSSAFLELQCLQAPVASSCSFPHTFNSFSHHAPVYGQISSQSVMSGRDMVSSTLPGYPPHIPSGGQTGYSSSAITGMVADYSGQSYTPYTSYSEAWRFNSSILGSPYYYSTASRSGPPSSAAYDHL; encoded by the exons ATGTGGAAGACTTGCACTGAGCTGTCTAAACCAGAGGCAGTCAAATTTCTAGCTAGATCCGACTTATTTG gtcatGGGGGTCTTAACCAACTAGGAGGAATGTTTGTGAACGGCCGTCCTctccctgaggtgatccggcaGCGCATCGTGGACATGGCCCACCAGGGCGTCCGGCCCTGCGACATCTCACGCCAGCTCCGTGTCAGCCACGGCTGCGTCAGCAAGATCCTGGGACG ttACTACGAGACTGGCAGCATCAAGCCGGGTGTGATCGGGGGCTCCAAGCCCAAGGTGGCCACGCCCAAGGTGGTGGATAAGATCGCAGAGTACAAGCGTCAGAACCCCACCATGTTCGCCTGGGAGATCAGAGACCGTCTGCTGGCCGAGGGCGTCTGTGACAGCGACACCGTGCCCAGTGTCAGCTCCATCAACAG AATAATCCGAACAAAGGTACAACAGCCGTTCAATCTGCCTATGGACGGGAAGGTCTTGAgtccaggacacacactca tccccAGTTCAGCCGTCACCCCTCCAGAGTCTCCCCACTCGGACTCTCTGGGCTCCACCTACTCCATCAGCGGCCTGCTGGGGATCTCCCAGCCTACAGGAGAGGGCAAGCGCAGCCACGACGACA gTGACCAGGAGAGCTGTCGTCACAGTGTGGACTCCCAGGGTAGTGGGGGGGTTCCGAGGAAGCTCCTGAGACCAGACCACTTCCCCCCACAGCACCTGGACTGTGGCTTCGACCGACACCCCTTCCCCCCAGACTCCTTCAGCTCCGCAGCCTCCAGCAAGccagaccag cctctgtaCCCTCTGTCGCTCATCAGTGGCAGTGTCGAAGACGGCAAGACCAGCCTCTCATCATCGAGCGCCGCTATTGGTCGTAATCTGGGAGCCCATCAGGGCTACACTGTAGTGGGAG ACCCTTTGCAGCCCCTCCCACTTTGTCTGAAACAGGAAATGTCCCCGGAAGTGACAAGCAcaagcccctcccccaacctGGCGGCTCATAGCTCCGCCTTCCTGGAGTTGCAGTGTCTCCAGGCTCCTGTCGCTAGCAGCTGCAGCTTCCCTCACACCTTCAACTCATTTTCCCATCATGCACCAGTGTACGGCCAGATCAGCAGCCAGAGTGTCATGTCAG GGCGGGACATGGTTAGCTCCACCCTGCCGGGGTaccccccccacatcccctcCGGAGGCCAGACAGGGTACTCCTCCTCCGCCATCACCGGCATGGTGGCAG ACTATTCGGGGCAGTCCTACACACCCTATACCTCCTACAGCGAAGCCTGGAGGTTTAACTCCAGCATTCTGG GATCCCCCTACTACTACAGCACAGCCTCGCGCAGTggacccccctcctccgccgcctacGACCACCTCTAG
- the pax8 gene encoding paired box protein Pax-8 isoform X1 — protein sequence MWKTCTELSKPEAVKFLARSDLFGHGGLNQLGGMFVNGRPLPEVIRQRIVDMAHQGVRPCDISRQLRVSHGCVSKILGRYYETGSIKPGVIGGSKPKVATPKVVDKIAEYKRQNPTMFAWEIRDRLLAEGVCDSDTVPSVSSINRIIRTKVQQPFNLPMDGKVLSPGHTLIPSSAVTPPESPHSDSLGSTYSISGLLGISQPTGEGKRSHDDSDQESCRHSVDSQGSGGVPRKLLRPDHFPPQHLDCGFDRHPFPPDSFSSAASSKPDQPLYPLSLISGSVEDGKTSLSSSSAAIGRNLGAHQGYTVVGDPLQPLPLCLKQEMSPEVTSTSPSPNLAAHSSAFLELQCLQAPVASSCSFPHTFNSFSHHAPVYGQISSQSVMSGRDMVSSTLPGYPPHIPSGGQTGYSSSAITGMVAGADYSGQSYTPYTSYSEAWRFNSSILGSPYYYSTASRSGPPSSAAYDHL from the exons ATGTGGAAGACTTGCACTGAGCTGTCTAAACCAGAGGCAGTCAAATTTCTAGCTAGATCCGACTTATTTG gtcatGGGGGTCTTAACCAACTAGGAGGAATGTTTGTGAACGGCCGTCCTctccctgaggtgatccggcaGCGCATCGTGGACATGGCCCACCAGGGCGTCCGGCCCTGCGACATCTCACGCCAGCTCCGTGTCAGCCACGGCTGCGTCAGCAAGATCCTGGGACG ttACTACGAGACTGGCAGCATCAAGCCGGGTGTGATCGGGGGCTCCAAGCCCAAGGTGGCCACGCCCAAGGTGGTGGATAAGATCGCAGAGTACAAGCGTCAGAACCCCACCATGTTCGCCTGGGAGATCAGAGACCGTCTGCTGGCCGAGGGCGTCTGTGACAGCGACACCGTGCCCAGTGTCAGCTCCATCAACAG AATAATCCGAACAAAGGTACAACAGCCGTTCAATCTGCCTATGGACGGGAAGGTCTTGAgtccaggacacacactca tccccAGTTCAGCCGTCACCCCTCCAGAGTCTCCCCACTCGGACTCTCTGGGCTCCACCTACTCCATCAGCGGCCTGCTGGGGATCTCCCAGCCTACAGGAGAGGGCAAGCGCAGCCACGACGACA gTGACCAGGAGAGCTGTCGTCACAGTGTGGACTCCCAGGGTAGTGGGGGGGTTCCGAGGAAGCTCCTGAGACCAGACCACTTCCCCCCACAGCACCTGGACTGTGGCTTCGACCGACACCCCTTCCCCCCAGACTCCTTCAGCTCCGCAGCCTCCAGCAAGccagaccag cctctgtaCCCTCTGTCGCTCATCAGTGGCAGTGTCGAAGACGGCAAGACCAGCCTCTCATCATCGAGCGCCGCTATTGGTCGTAATCTGGGAGCCCATCAGGGCTACACTGTAGTGGGAG ACCCTTTGCAGCCCCTCCCACTTTGTCTGAAACAGGAAATGTCCCCGGAAGTGACAAGCAcaagcccctcccccaacctGGCGGCTCATAGCTCCGCCTTCCTGGAGTTGCAGTGTCTCCAGGCTCCTGTCGCTAGCAGCTGCAGCTTCCCTCACACCTTCAACTCATTTTCCCATCATGCACCAGTGTACGGCCAGATCAGCAGCCAGAGTGTCATGTCAG GGCGGGACATGGTTAGCTCCACCCTGCCGGGGTaccccccccacatcccctcCGGAGGCCAGACAGGGTACTCCTCCTCCGCCATCACCGGCATGGTGGCAG GAGCAGACTATTCGGGGCAGTCCTACACACCCTATACCTCCTACAGCGAAGCCTGGAGGTTTAACTCCAGCATTCTGG GATCCCCCTACTACTACAGCACAGCCTCGCGCAGTggacccccctcctccgccgcctacGACCACCTCTAG
- the LOC136964459 gene encoding ADP-ribosylation factor-like protein 3, producing the protein MGLLSILRRLKQSPDQEVRLLLLGLDNAGKTTLLKQLASEDISHITPTQGFNIKSVQSQGFRLNVWDIGGQRKIRPYWRNYFENTDVLIYVIDSSDRKRFEETGQELVELLEEEKLGAVPLLIFANKQDLLTAAPASELAEGLNLHTIRDRVWQIQACSAVSTEGLQDGMTWVCKNISVRKK; encoded by the exons ATG GGCCTGCTGTCCATCCTGCGCAGGCTGAAACAGTCCCCTGACCAGGAGGtgcggctgctgctgctggggctggaCAACGCTGGCAAGACCACCCTGCTGAAGCAGCTGGCCTCCGAGGACATCAGCCACATCACCcccacgcag GGCTTCAACATCAAGAGCGTCCAGTCTCAGGGCTTCAGGCTGAACGTGTGGGACATcggaggacagaggaagatcAGGCCGTACTGGAGGAACTACTTTGAGAACACAGATGTTCTG ATCTATGTGATCGACAGTTCAGATCGGAAGAGGTTTGAAGAGACCGGTCAG gagctggtggagctTCTGGAGGAAGAGAAGTTGGGGGCGGTGCCTCTGTTGATCTTTGCTAACAAGCAGGACCTGCTGACGGCCGCGCCGGCGTCCGAGCTGGCCGAGGGGCTGAACCTCCACACCATCAGAGACAGAGTCTGGCAGATTCAGGCCTGCTCTGCTGTCTCCACGGAGGGgttgcag GACGGCATGACGTGGGTGTGTAAGAACATCTCAGTCAGGAAGAAATAA